From Thermodesulfobacteriota bacterium, a single genomic window includes:
- the grxC gene encoding glutaredoxin 3, whose translation MTKAVEIYTTGVCPYCIRAKALLDKKKIAYAERRVDETPAFADEAVRRSGGRTTVPQIFINGVHVGGCDELYALEREKKLDALLPIPN comes from the coding sequence ATGACCAAAGCCGTTGAAATTTACACCACGGGCGTGTGCCCTTACTGCATCCGGGCCAAGGCCCTGCTGGACAAAAAGAAGATCGCCTACGCCGAGCGCCGGGTGGATGAAACGCCGGCTTTTGCCGACGAGGCGGTCAGGCGAAGCGGTGGCCGGACCACCGTCCCCCAGATTTTCATCAACGGCGTTCATGTGGGCGGCTGTGACGAGCTGTATGCGCTGGAAAGGGAGAAGAAGCTGGATGCCTTGCTACCGATTCCAAATTAA
- a CDS encoding PAS domain-containing protein, producing MTSDEKIGFLKTHRTKLIGSWILNVPENKVFLGDTTAQILEVDKETFDNSFDSILKMIHRDDFERVQNFMREVLKTREPDYYRLEHRIRKKFGEVRILSQIMRTSFDDQGRLTVINGTVSDVTDQRLAEKALKESEERYRSIFECSLAMLITVDNNRKITGFNPAAYKKLGYPPEEMLHQPISIIYADPEDEKKVSQALKKDGKFYGRIKNKKKTGEVFTVLLSAAILYDGEGNKVGTVGSSLKLI from the coding sequence ATGACCAGTGATGAAAAAATCGGTTTTCTTAAAACCCATCGAACCAAACTGATCGGCAGCTGGATTCTTAACGTTCCGGAGAACAAGGTCTTCCTGGGAGACACCACCGCCCAGATTCTGGAAGTGGATAAAGAGACCTTCGATAATTCCTTTGACAGCATCCTGAAGATGATTCACCGGGACGATTTCGAGCGGGTTCAGAATTTTATGCGGGAAGTGCTCAAGACCAGAGAGCCGGATTATTACCGGCTGGAACACCGTATCCGGAAAAAATTCGGGGAGGTTCGTATCCTCAGCCAGATCATGCGCACCAGTTTTGACGATCAGGGCCGGCTGACCGTCATCAACGGAACGGTTTCCGACGTGACAGATCAGCGCCTGGCGGAAAAAGCCCTGAAGGAGAGCGAGGAGCGGTACCGGTCCATATTTGAATGCTCCCTGGCCATGCTGATCACAGTGGACAATAACCGCAAAATCACCGGTTTCAACCCTGCGGCCTACAAGAAGCTCGGCTATCCGCCGGAGGAAATGCTTCATCAGCCCATCAGCATTATTTACGCCGATCCTGAAGATGAAAAAAAGGTCAGCCAGGCGCTGAAAAAAGACGGGAAATTTTACGGCCGGATAAAAAACAAGAAAAAGACCGGTGAGGTCTTTACGGTCCTTCTCTCCGCCGCCATCCTCTATGACGGAGAAGGCAATAAGGTCGGGACCGTCGGCAGTTCCCTCAAACTTATATAA
- a CDS encoding saccharopine dehydrogenase NADP-binding domain-containing protein — protein sequence MKVICLGGTGGMGRYAARTAAAFDFVDEIVIADLNGTAAEAFASQLGKKSRGLAVDVRNPELLDSVLAQGDIVLNTVGPFFRFGVPILKAAMRTGRNYIDLCDDWEPTLEMLDLHEAADRAGITAVIGLGASPGITNLLAVLAIRELDRADRIYTVWDLDSAKPETIGPTPSAAMIHGMLQLTGTIRVWENGGYREVRPVRKVMVNYPGIGLRPSWSIGHPEAITLPRYFPKLKTSRNLMVTSRLNIIALRVVGAMVNTGLLSIEAAARIAEKVEGTGVGRTPDDFIRETKEGGKLRLPPIFALAEGEKNGRPASVAVTVSGAPAGGMGGATGVPLAAGLSLFQKEVKPGVYAPEGIVEPRAFLDFMAPLCDPPRKNASEMLIVTRSWEVI from the coding sequence ATGAAAGTCATCTGCCTGGGGGGGACCGGCGGGATGGGACGTTATGCCGCACGCACGGCCGCGGCCTTTGATTTTGTTGATGAAATCGTCATCGCCGACTTAAACGGCACGGCGGCCGAAGCCTTTGCCTCGCAACTGGGGAAAAAATCCCGGGGCCTGGCTGTAGATGTGAGAAATCCCGAGCTGTTGGATTCCGTCCTGGCCCAGGGCGATATTGTTTTAAATACCGTCGGGCCTTTCTTCCGGTTCGGGGTTCCGATCCTGAAAGCAGCCATGCGTACCGGCCGGAATTACATTGACCTGTGCGACGACTGGGAACCCACCCTGGAAATGCTTGATCTGCATGAAGCGGCGGACCGGGCCGGTATAACGGCCGTTATCGGCCTGGGGGCCAGCCCGGGCATCACCAACCTGCTGGCGGTCCTGGCCATCCGCGAACTGGACCGGGCGGACAGGATCTACACCGTCTGGGACCTGGACAGCGCCAAGCCGGAAACCATCGGCCCGACGCCCAGCGCCGCCATGATCCACGGCATGCTGCAGCTGACCGGAACCATCAGGGTCTGGGAAAACGGCGGCTACCGGGAAGTCAGACCGGTCCGCAAAGTGATGGTGAACTATCCGGGCATCGGGCTCCGCCCTTCCTGGAGCATCGGCCACCCCGAAGCCATTACCCTGCCCCGCTATTTCCCGAAGTTGAAGACATCCCGGAACCTGATGGTGACGTCCCGTCTGAATATTATCGCTCTGCGAGTGGTAGGCGCCATGGTGAACACCGGACTCCTGTCGATTGAAGCGGCGGCCCGGATTGCCGAGAAGGTGGAAGGCACCGGCGTGGGTCGAACACCCGACGATTTTATCCGGGAAACGAAAGAAGGCGGAAAACTGCGGCTACCGCCGATATTTGCCCTGGCCGAAGGGGAGAAAAACGGCCGGCCGGCGTCCGTGGCGGTGACTGTTTCCGGCGCGCCGGCAGGCGGCATGGGCGGCGCTACGGGTGTTCCCCTGGCGGCCGGCCTGTCGCTTTTTCAAAAGGAAGTCAAGCCGGGTGTCTACGCGCCTGAAGGCATCGTCGAGCCCAGGGCATTCCTCGATTTCATGGCGCCCCTCTGCGACCCGCCGCGCAAAAACGCCTCGGAAATGCTCATCGTGACACGGTCATGGGAAGTTATATAA
- a CDS encoding acyclic terpene utilization AtuA family protein, producing MNADQLIIANCSGFFGDRITAAEEMVNGGEIDVLTGDYLAELTMAILFQQKMKKPDSGYVGTFLKQMKAVMRQCLDRKIKVVSNAGGLNPQGLARALTELAGQLGVSPKIAWIEGDDLMPRLKDLQAAGEPLAHLDRGIALADSGGMPVSANAYLGGWGITEALKRGADIVVCGRVADAALISGPCAWHFNWAENDWDRLAGAYAAGHVIECGAQATGGNYSFLDEVPDYSNVGFPLAVMYPDGSSVITKHEGTGGLVSVGTVTAQLMYEIRTPAYLTPDVRARFDTLKLTPDGENRVRLSGVRGEPAPDTTKVCLNIMSGYRNSMTVVLTGLDIEKKARIVEETLWKTLGGKERFGRVNVQLIRFDKENPPTNEEAFAHLKITVMDADPAKVGRAFSSALVEMALASIPGFTMTHPPDKESPVICHWPALIANRHISQTVHVDDQVLTIPPVPGRATVAPVPVPAVSIPEVPGGPTRRVPLGRLFATRSGDKGGNANLGVWAKSPEAFAFLRQFLTVDRLRDLLPDIRPFAVERHELANLLAVNFYIQGLLGDGAAASWRNDPQAKTLGEYLRAKMIEVPVKLLS from the coding sequence TTGAACGCGGATCAATTGATTATTGCCAACTGCAGCGGATTTTTTGGAGACCGCATCACCGCCGCCGAAGAGATGGTCAATGGCGGAGAAATTGATGTCCTTACCGGAGATTACCTGGCCGAGCTGACCATGGCCATTCTGTTTCAGCAGAAGATGAAAAAGCCGGACAGCGGGTATGTCGGCACTTTTTTAAAACAGATGAAGGCTGTCATGCGTCAGTGTCTGGACCGGAAGATAAAAGTGGTCAGCAATGCCGGCGGCCTGAATCCGCAGGGATTGGCCAGGGCCCTGACCGAACTGGCCGGACAACTGGGTGTTTCCCCCAAAATTGCCTGGATCGAGGGCGATGACCTGATGCCGCGCTTAAAAGACCTGCAGGCGGCCGGAGAGCCGCTGGCCCATCTGGATCGGGGCATTGCCCTGGCCGATTCCGGCGGCATGCCGGTGTCCGCCAACGCCTATCTGGGCGGCTGGGGCATCACCGAGGCGCTCAAAAGGGGCGCCGATATCGTCGTCTGCGGCCGGGTGGCTGACGCGGCCCTGATTTCCGGCCCCTGCGCCTGGCATTTCAACTGGGCTGAAAACGACTGGGACCGGCTGGCCGGGGCCTATGCCGCCGGTCATGTCATCGAATGCGGCGCCCAGGCCACGGGCGGCAACTATTCCTTCCTGGATGAAGTGCCGGACTATTCCAATGTCGGATTTCCCCTGGCCGTCATGTATCCGGACGGTTCTTCGGTCATCACCAAGCATGAGGGCACCGGCGGCCTGGTTTCGGTGGGGACGGTGACGGCCCAGCTCATGTACGAGATCCGGACGCCCGCCTATCTGACGCCCGATGTCCGGGCGCGCTTTGATACGCTCAAACTGACACCCGATGGTGAAAACCGCGTGCGTCTGTCGGGCGTCCGGGGCGAGCCGGCGCCGGACACGACCAAGGTCTGCCTGAATATCATGTCGGGATACAGAAATTCCATGACGGTGGTACTGACCGGCCTTGATATTGAAAAAAAGGCCCGCATCGTGGAAGAGACCCTGTGGAAGACACTGGGCGGCAAAGAGCGGTTCGGCAGGGTCAATGTTCAGCTCATCCGGTTTGACAAGGAAAACCCTCCCACCAACGAGGAGGCCTTCGCCCATCTGAAAATAACCGTCATGGACGCCGACCCGGCCAAGGTGGGCCGGGCCTTTTCATCGGCCCTGGTGGAAATGGCCCTGGCCAGCATCCCCGGGTTCACCATGACCCACCCGCCGGACAAGGAATCGCCGGTGATTTGCCACTGGCCGGCCCTGATCGCCAACCGGCATATCTCCCAGACCGTGCACGTGGATGATCAGGTGCTGACCATTCCGCCGGTTCCGGGAAGGGCAACCGTCGCTCCGGTCCCGGTTCCGGCCGTTTCCATTCCGGAGGTTCCCGGGGGCCCGACGCGGCGGGTGCCCCTGGGACGCCTGTTCGCCACACGGTCCGGGGACAAGGGCGGCAACGCCAACCTCGGCGTCTGGGCGAAATCACCCGAGGCCTTTGCTTTTCTGCGGCAGTTTCTGACAGTCGACCGGCTGCGGGACCTGCTTCCGGATATCAGGCCGTTTGCGGTGGAGCGGCATGAACTGGCCAATCTGCTGGCCGTCAATTTTTATATTCAGGGGCTTCTGGGCGATGGTGCGGCCGCTTCCTGGCGTAACGATCCCCAGGCCAAGACCCTGGGGGAATATCTGCGGGCAAAAATGATCGAGGTCCCTGTGAAGCTGCTTTCCTGA
- a CDS encoding DEAD/DEAH box helicase has translation MNFEVFNFHPTVAAGVLQAGYAAPTPIQVQAIPPIMKHQDVMGRAQTGTGKTAAFVLPLLHRLVTHPRTDQRQDGARALILAPTRELAEQIHQAIRELGRKTRLKSVAIYGGVNIIRQMQNLNRADIIVACPGRLLDHIGRRTVNLSGVEVLVIDEADLMCDMGFLPDVRKILARLPRQRQTLFFSATMPAEIRSLAKEILKDPVTVQIGNTAPAETVSHALYPVAQHLKTALLLNLLQNTSTGSVLVFTRTKHRARTLEKKLTGAGYRSASLQGNLSQVKRQAALDGFRNGKYQILVATDIAARGIDVSRVSHVINYDIPSTPEAYIHRIGRTGRAERTGEAFTLITGEDRDMVSAINRIIGSKIEQRTLTTFNYNAPASASIRDDSPTRPQQKPGRKASSGYKGRGRHYSAAVR, from the coding sequence GTGAACTTTGAAGTATTTAATTTCCACCCGACCGTCGCGGCAGGCGTTTTACAAGCCGGTTACGCGGCACCAACCCCCATCCAGGTACAGGCCATTCCGCCGATCATGAAACATCAGGACGTAATGGGAAGGGCACAGACCGGTACCGGCAAAACAGCGGCTTTCGTTCTGCCGCTCCTGCATCGATTAGTAACACATCCACGGACGGACCAGCGGCAGGACGGCGCCCGCGCCCTGATTCTGGCGCCCACCCGTGAATTGGCCGAGCAGATTCATCAGGCCATCAGGGAACTGGGCCGTAAGACCCGCCTGAAGAGCGTCGCCATTTACGGAGGCGTCAACATTATCCGGCAGATGCAGAACCTGAATCGCGCCGATATTATCGTCGCCTGCCCCGGCCGACTGCTGGATCATATCGGTCGACGGACCGTCAACTTGTCAGGAGTGGAAGTGCTGGTCATCGATGAAGCGGACCTGATGTGTGACATGGGGTTTCTCCCGGATGTCAGAAAAATTCTGGCCCGCCTTCCCCGGCAGCGGCAGACGCTGTTTTTCTCGGCCACCATGCCCGCGGAAATACGCAGCCTGGCAAAAGAGATCCTGAAGGACCCTGTCACGGTTCAAATCGGCAACACCGCTCCGGCGGAAACGGTCAGCCACGCCCTTTACCCGGTGGCCCAGCATTTAAAAACAGCGCTGCTGCTGAATCTGCTGCAAAACACGTCGACCGGTTCGGTCCTGGTCTTTACCCGCACCAAACACCGCGCCCGGACCCTTGAAAAAAAACTGACCGGCGCCGGTTACCGCTCGGCCTCGCTGCAGGGAAACCTTTCCCAGGTAAAACGCCAGGCCGCCCTGGACGGCTTTCGAAACGGGAAGTACCAGATCCTGGTGGCCACCGATATCGCCGCGCGCGGGATCGATGTCAGCCGCGTGTCCCATGTCATCAACTACGATATTCCATCGACGCCGGAAGCGTACATTCACCGTATCGGCCGGACCGGTCGGGCGGAACGCACCGGCGAAGCCTTCACGCTGATTACCGGAGAAGACAGGGACATGGTCAGCGCCATCAATCGGATTATCGGTTCAAAAATCGAACAACGGACCTTGACAACCTTTAATTACAACGCCCCGGCATCCGCGTCAATTCGAGACGACAGCCCGACGAGACCTCAACAAAAACCGGGCCGCAAGGCTTCCAGCGGATATAAAGGACGCGGCAGACATTACAGCGCGGCCGTCCGTTAA
- a CDS encoding ATP-binding protein translates to MRLTRKQRTITLRARLMAIFLALALIPLVVIGWFSLRTTEELIASMVIRQLENAAADKAAILERWLEERQADLKVMAGSSILKSMDPGRIAPYLELVRKEYGVYRDLTVLSAAGHTVFTSRAGTRPDSVTDVVRDALYLSDIACQPEEKESYFYIAAPVRDDAGQLAGTLYGSVGTGKIISVILRISLGRTGECYLVNEQGLFLAHQDPARILTENISQSDSFKNIFQKDRFRKTYLDYRGIEVLGTSRNVTGTNWHLVVEQDREEAFHSLQTLKFIIGLTVLLCIGSALMLTWIVSRHIVNPIRVLSRYAGFIADAKPDQTVLRTSRGDEIGMLYRAFDNMLSRLRERQNTLELEVESKEARIKETDSKLLETRRMAERSEKFAAMGRMGAAVAHEIRTPLTSLKLFLESVSDQVEHSAEEQEDFRVAMDQIRRMEGTINRFLEFARPRDPVLGEVDVAALMADVLLMVKPLANRQECLIQVHAADRLPAVTGDRQLLSEALINLLVNALEATPVHGTVAVTAEPDRFEMDGGKTACVRIDIQDSGQGIPEDRLNVIFEPFFTTKASGTGLGLPLVLHTIQSHGGTIRVKSETRKGTVFSLFLPARDASPA, encoded by the coding sequence ATGCGATTGACGCGAAAACAACGGACCATTACGCTGCGCGCCCGGTTGATGGCTATCTTTCTGGCGCTTGCCCTAATTCCTCTGGTGGTTATCGGCTGGTTTTCCCTGCGGACAACGGAAGAACTGATCGCCAGCATGGTGATCCGTCAGCTGGAAAACGCGGCGGCGGACAAGGCCGCCATTCTGGAGCGCTGGCTGGAAGAGCGCCAGGCCGATTTGAAGGTAATGGCCGGATCGTCCATCCTGAAGTCCATGGATCCCGGCCGGATCGCGCCTTATCTGGAGCTGGTCCGGAAGGAGTACGGTGTTTACAGAGACCTGACCGTTTTGTCCGCCGCCGGCCACACCGTCTTTACCAGCCGTGCCGGCACCCGCCCGGATTCGGTGACGGACGTGGTCCGGGACGCGCTCTACCTGTCCGACATTGCCTGCCAGCCGGAGGAAAAGGAGTCTTATTTTTACATTGCCGCGCCCGTCAGGGATGACGCCGGGCAGTTGGCGGGTACGCTTTACGGCAGCGTGGGAACCGGGAAAATCATTTCCGTTATTCTTCGCATCTCCCTGGGGAGGACCGGTGAATGCTATCTGGTGAACGAACAGGGGTTGTTTCTGGCTCACCAGGATCCGGCCCGGATTTTAACGGAGAATATCTCCCAGTCGGACAGTTTTAAAAACATATTTCAAAAAGACCGCTTTCGGAAAACCTACCTGGACTACCGCGGCATCGAGGTCCTGGGCACGTCGCGAAACGTGACCGGCACCAACTGGCATCTGGTCGTCGAGCAGGACCGCGAGGAAGCCTTTCACAGTCTGCAAACCCTGAAATTCATCATCGGCCTGACCGTGCTGCTGTGCATCGGCAGCGCGCTGATGCTGACCTGGATCGTTTCCCGCCACATTGTTAATCCTATTCGCGTTTTGAGCCGGTATGCCGGATTCATTGCTGACGCCAAACCCGACCAGACGGTATTGCGGACGTCCCGGGGAGACGAGATCGGCATGCTTTACCGCGCTTTTGATAACATGCTGTCCCGGCTGCGGGAGCGGCAAAATACCCTTGAACTGGAAGTGGAGTCAAAGGAGGCCCGGATCAAGGAGACGGACTCCAAGTTGCTGGAAACCCGGCGGATGGCGGAGCGGTCCGAAAAATTCGCCGCCATGGGCCGCATGGGCGCGGCCGTGGCCCATGAAATCCGGACGCCGCTGACTTCGCTGAAGCTGTTTTTGGAGTCGGTGTCGGATCAGGTCGAGCATTCCGCCGAGGAGCAGGAGGATTTCCGGGTTGCCATGGATCAGATCCGGCGGATGGAGGGCACCATCAACCGTTTTCTGGAGTTTGCCCGGCCCCGGGACCCGGTTTTGGGGGAAGTCGACGTGGCCGCCCTGATGGCCGATGTGTTGTTGATGGTCAAGCCGCTGGCCAACCGCCAGGAGTGTCTCATCCAGGTGCACGCCGCCGACCGCCTGCCGGCCGTCACCGGCGACCGGCAACTGTTGAGCGAGGCGCTGATCAACCTGCTGGTCAACGCCCTGGAGGCGACGCCGGTCCATGGGACGGTCGCCGTCACCGCCGAACCGGACCGGTTTGAAATGGACGGCGGGAAAACGGCCTGCGTCAGAATTGACATCCAGGACAGCGGCCAGGGCATCCCCGAAGACCGCCTGAATGTCATTTTTGAGCCGTTCTTTACCACCAAGGCTTCGGGCACCGGCCTGGGCCTGCCGCTGGTGCTGCACACCATCCAGAGCCACGGCGGCACCATCCGGGTGAAAAGCGAAACGCGGAAGGGGACCGTGTTTTCCCTCTTTCTCCCGGCCAGGGACGCTTCGCCGGCATAA
- a CDS encoding NapC/NirT family cytochrome c, whose protein sequence is MLAKFFRKKIIIPAMVGGACLFLFVFFGPPDVYTRTSSPEFCASCHVMEYQHDAWFKTGVHRQIKCVDCHLPNDNFARHMVWKGIDGTKDVVLFYGRMFSGDQAISGHGKAVAQENCVRCHEGTVSRITMGERTCWSCHRRITHKAPLAGGLF, encoded by the coding sequence ATGCTGGCCAAATTTTTTCGAAAAAAAATCATTATTCCCGCAATGGTGGGCGGCGCCTGCCTGTTTCTGTTTGTTTTTTTCGGGCCGCCGGACGTCTATACCCGGACATCCTCGCCGGAGTTCTGCGCCTCCTGCCACGTTATGGAATACCAGCACGACGCCTGGTTTAAAACCGGTGTCCACCGCCAGATCAAGTGCGTCGACTGCCATCTGCCCAATGACAACTTTGCCCGTCACATGGTCTGGAAGGGGATAGACGGAACAAAGGACGTGGTCCTTTTTTACGGCCGGATGTTTTCCGGCGATCAGGCGATTTCCGGCCACGGCAAAGCCGTTGCCCAGGAGAACTGTGTCCGCTGTCATGAGGGAACGGTATCCCGCATCACCATGGGCGAACGGACCTGCTGGTCCTGTCATCGCCGGATAACCCATAAGGCGCCCCTTGCCGGGGGTCTGTTTTAA
- a CDS encoding ammonia-forming cytochrome c nitrite reductase subunit c552, with protein sequence MARKNIFAIVVMMAVAAALLWACAPEKPEPVKIGQIPEGEFDPEVWGKVYPLHFESWLKTKDPKPAGLSKYRRGWDTDGVVYDRLSELPFSALLYNGWGFGIEYNEPRGHYYALIDQIEVDPSRTKAGGVCLACKNPYHKTYTETHGMKYLTAPFLEAVAMFPEKMQRSGPACIDCHTPDSMGLRPNKTHLEKGLARIGKDNPGHQEMRIIACGQCHCTYFVPRDKEKKVAGDINLPWTGSAWGNIPIENIITDLLTDYQRVEWTQAVTGLDLPYIRHPEFEFFTRQSTHFNAGVACADCHMPYTRAGSYKISDHNVTSPLKREMAACAQCHTESATWLKNQVLTIQDRTASLLNRAGYATAAAAKLIERVHAEQKNGFVPDPALYEKAVELYKNAFLRVVFIGAENSMGFHNPSEAGRVMGDAIRFASKSEGLLRQILASGGISVPEKIDLELAKYLDNRGAKKLMFKKDQEMPDPFGLEAAFTNLP encoded by the coding sequence ATGGCCAGAAAAAACATCTTCGCGATTGTCGTTATGATGGCGGTCGCTGCCGCGCTCCTGTGGGCCTGTGCGCCGGAAAAGCCGGAACCGGTGAAGATCGGCCAGATTCCCGAAGGGGAATTCGACCCCGAGGTCTGGGGCAAGGTTTATCCCCTGCACTTTGAGTCCTGGCTCAAGACCAAAGACCCCAAGCCCGCGGGATTGAGCAAATACCGGCGGGGATGGGACACGGACGGGGTCGTGTATGACCGGCTCAGCGAGCTTCCTTTTTCGGCCCTGCTTTACAATGGCTGGGGCTTCGGGATCGAATACAACGAGCCCCGGGGCCACTACTACGCGCTCATTGACCAGATCGAAGTCGATCCCTCCCGGACCAAAGCCGGCGGCGTCTGCCTGGCCTGCAAGAACCCCTACCATAAAACCTACACCGAAACGCACGGCATGAAATACCTGACCGCGCCCTTCCTGGAGGCGGTGGCCATGTTTCCGGAAAAGATGCAAAGGTCCGGCCCCGCCTGCATCGATTGTCACACGCCCGACAGCATGGGCCTGCGTCCCAACAAGACCCATCTGGAAAAGGGCCTGGCCCGGATCGGCAAGGATAACCCCGGTCATCAGGAGATGCGTATCATTGCCTGCGGTCAGTGCCATTGCACCTATTTCGTTCCCCGGGACAAAGAAAAGAAGGTGGCCGGAGACATCAATCTGCCCTGGACCGGAAGCGCCTGGGGGAATATCCCCATTGAAAATATCATTACGGACCTGCTCACCGATTACCAGCGCGTGGAATGGACTCAGGCTGTGACCGGTCTTGACCTGCCCTATATTCGCCATCCGGAATTTGAATTCTTTACCCGGCAGAGCACCCACTTCAACGCTGGCGTGGCCTGCGCCGACTGCCATATGCCCTATACCCGGGCGGGCTCCTACAAAATATCCGATCATAACGTCACCAGCCCCCTGAAACGGGAAATGGCGGCCTGCGCCCAGTGCCACACTGAGTCCGCCACCTGGCTGAAAAATCAGGTTCTGACGATCCAGGACCGGACCGCTTCCCTGCTGAACCGGGCCGGATACGCCACCGCCGCCGCGGCCAAGCTTATCGAGCGGGTCCATGCCGAGCAGAAAAACGGATTTGTCCCCGATCCGGCGCTCTATGAAAAAGCCGTTGAACTTTACAAAAACGCCTTCCTGCGAGTGGTGTTTATCGGCGCGGAAAACTCCATGGGCTTTCACAATCCGTCGGAGGCCGGCCGGGTCATGGGGGATGCCATCCGGTTCGCGTCCAAATCAGAGGGCCTGCTGCGCCAGATCCTGGCATCCGGCGGCATTTCCGTCCCCGAAAAGATCGATCTGGAACTGGCCAAATATCTGGACAACCGGGGGGCCAAGAAGCTGATGTTTAAAAAGGATCAGGAAATGCCCGATCCCTTTGGCCTGGAAGCGGCATTTACGAACCTGCCGTAG